CATCGCGACCGAATCCTCGGCGCGGCTCGGATGCGTGACAGAGCCCATGAAGGCCTTGTCGCTATATTTGATGTGGCTGTAGACCATGTCGAAATGGCGCTTGTTCACCGGCAGGTCGACAGGCTCGCAGATCGTGCCGCCCGAATGGTGCAGGCTGTCGGCCATGTAGGCCAGCTTCACGAAATTACGGAAGTCCTCAATCGTAGCATAGCGGCGGCCGCCTTCGCGCGAATAGACGAAGGGCGAGCCATAGGCCGGGACCAGCACGGTGTTGTTGCCGCCGATCTCGACATTGTTGGCCGGATTGCGCGCATATTGCGTGAACTGACGCGGTGCGGTCGCCTGGATCAGTCCGCGGCACATTCCGCGTGGAAAGCGCACGCGTTCGCCGTCGGCAGTGGCGCCCGCCTTGACGAAAATCTCGATAGTCTCGGGGTCGTCCTTGATGTCGATCCCGATCTCGGAAAGGATCGTCTCGGCATTCTCTTCGATCTTGGCGAGATCGGCATCGCCGAGTACCTCGTAGGGCGGGATGTTGCGCTTGATATAGGGCGCGCGCGGCGTTGCCTCGGCAGCATTGGCTGCGGCCCGGCCGCGACGGCCCCCGGAACGTCCTTCTCTCGCCATTGTACTCGTCCTTCCTATGCTGTCCTGTCGCGCGAGCGGCGCCGGCGGCCCCGCCCCTGCTGGTTGTCATCGCTCGTCTGCGGCGCGGTGGGAAAAGCCATCGCCTCGACGAAATAGTCCTGGAACTTGGGTTCGGTCGCGGTTTCGACCTTCTCGATCAGGCGGACCGCCTCGACCAGCTTGTGCTGTTCGGCGCGGTTGAACATCGCCATGGCGGCGCCCATCCCTGCGGCATTGCCGATCGAGCGGATCTGCGCCGCCTCGGCGCCCGGGATGATCCCGATCCGCGCAACATATTCGGCGTCGAGATGATTGCCGAAGGCACCGGCCAGCAGCACTTCGTCGAAGCTCTCGCACCCGAGATGATCGGTTAGCAGGCGTACGCCTGCCGCCAGCGCGGCCTTGGCCAACTGCACGCTGCGAATGTCGGTCTGCTTGATCCAGATCTGCGCGCCGGGCTGGTCGACGAGGAGGAATTTCCAGCTCTTGCCGTCCTCCACGAAACGCGCCGGGCAGGATTCGGGACGGAACAAGCCGCCGCGATCGATAAAGCCCGCATCGGCCAGCTCGACCATGACTTCGAAAATGCCCGAACCGCAGATGCCGCTGATCCGGTGCGGCAGTGCAGAGCCGTCGCTGTCCGACAGCCAGCCGTCGTGGCCAATGATACGCACCTTGCTCTCGCCCGTAGCGGGGTCGATCCGCACGCGTTCGATCGCGCCCTTGCTCGCGCGCACGCCGGCGCTGATTTCCGCCCCTTCGAAGGCCGGACCGGTGGGCGAGGATGCCGCCGCGACCTTGCCGCCGTGGCTCAGCACGATTTCGGCATTGGTGCCGATATCGACGAGCAGGACGCTGCGTCCCTCCATCGCGTCGATCTGGGTGAGATAAGCGCCGGTGGTGTCCGCGCCGACGTGCCCGCCAACCAGGGGAAGCATGGTCACCCGTGCACTTTCCGAAAGACCAAGATCGAGCAGCCGCGCGGGAACCTCAAACAGGTCCTTCACCGCGAGCGTGAATGGCGCTTGACCAAGTTCGACCGGCGATATGCCAAGGAAAAGGTGGTGCATGATCGGATTGCCCACCGCGACAACCTCAAGGATCTGGTTGTGGCCGAGATTGAGAGTGACCCGCGCCTGTTCGAGCATCGCGGCGACCTGCTCGCGCACCGCCTGCGTGAGCTTCTCCTCGCCGCCCTTGTTGAGCATGCAATAGGACACGCGGCTCATCAGATCCTCGCCGAAGCGGATCTGCGGATTCATCGCGCTGGCTTCGTAGGCGAGCTCGCCTTGCGAAAGGTCGTAAACATAGAGCGCGATCGAGGTCGATCCGATATCGATCGCCGCGCCGTAGACATGGAACATTTCCGGCGGCCAGATGTCGATGATCTGCCGGTCGTCGCGCACCACAGCGATCAGGCGGCGGTCGTTCTTCGCCAGGATCGGCTGCAGCTTGACCAGCGTGCGGTGCTTGGGAGCCGCGTCGATGCCGAACTGGCGCAGCGCTGCACTGAGCGCTTCGGCATCGGACGGATTGTCGTCGAGGCCCTGCTGCGGAAGCTCGAGCATGTAGAGCTTTACGGCCGGGTCAAGCTCGGTCAGGAAGGCGACCGAAGCCTTGGAAATGCTGGTCTCGTACTCGCGCGCATCGGCGGGAACATCGACCACGACGTCGCCCAGCACTTTCGCACGACAGGCCAAGCGGCGGCCAGGCGGCAACCTGCCCTTGTCCACCCCACGCTGTTCGCTCTCCGTCCATTCCGAGAGCGCGTCTTCGCCGACGGTAATTCCGTATTTCGCATGACTGCCCGGCTCGACCTCGACCTGGCAGCGATTGCACATGCCCTTCCCGCCGCAGATCGACTGCAGGTCGACCCCGGCCGCCAGCGCAACGTCGTAGACGGTTTGGTCGCCGCTTGCCGTGGCGCGGATGCCCGAAGGCGTGAAGATGACCTTGTGCTGCGTCATCAGAGCCTCAACAGCCTCCCTCGGGCTGTCCGGCCCATTGTTGCAGCCCATCGGCAATCGCGTAATATCCGCCCTTCTCGGCGGTAAAGATGTGCCCGGGCACGGCGAGGCCATCGGTATCGTCGAGGCTTCCGGCCACGACGCTGATCGTCGCCGATTCCGGCTGACGCCAGAACAGCGGACTGCCGCAGCGCGCGCAGCGCCCCATTTCCGACGTGCCGGAGTGTTTGAACCAGCGGATCTCGCCATGCGCATCGAGGTCGTCCTTGCCGGTGCGGCAAGCGGCCATGAAATGACCGGTCACACGGCGGCACTGGCGGCAGTGGCAGTACCAGATATCGCGCAGGCCTTCGGCGCGGTACGTCACGCTACCGCACAGACACTGCCCGGTCCGCAGGTCAGCCACGACGCCTGCGACTGCCGCGACGCCCGCCGCGGCCCTCGCCTTCACCCTCTGGTGCAGGCTCGCGGTAAGTACGGATCCAGTTGGCGCAGTTGGGGTCGTTGCCGTTGAGCACATCCGCCGCCTTGATCGCCGGGACCAGCCCCTCGTGCAGCGGGTTGAGGATCGCGCTGGTCATCCCTGCGCATTGCAGCATGGGGAGAAACGAATTGTTGATTGCGTGGCGGTTGGGCAGGCCAAAGCCGATGTTCGACGCGCCGCAGGTGGTGTTGACGCCCAGTTCCTCGCGCAGGCGACGAACGAGGCGAAAGACGTCGCGCCCGGCGGAATTGATCGCGCCGATCGGCATGACCAGCGGGTCGACCACCACGTCTTGCGGCTTGATCCCGTGATCCTGTGCACGCTCGACGATGAGCTTGGCGATCTTGAAACGTTCGTCCGGATCTTCCGAAATGCCCGTCTCGTCGTTCGAAATGGCGACGACGGCGGCATCGTATTTCTTCACCAGCGGCAGGACCCGCTCCATCACCTCGCTCTCGGCGGTGGTGGAGTTGACCAAAGCGCGGCCCTGATAGACCGACAGGCCCGATTCCAGCGCCTCGATGATCGAGCTATCGATGCACAGCGGAACGTCGGTCACTGATTGCACCAGCTGGACCACTTCGGCGAGGATCTTCGGCTCGTCCGCCAGCGGGATGCCGGCGTTGACGTCGAGCATCTGCGCGCCCGCCTCGACCTGCGCCAGCGCATCGGCCTGCACCCGCGAATAATCGCCTTCCTTCATTTCGGCGGCGAGCAGCTTGCGCCCGGTCGGGTTGATGCGCTCGCCGATCATGACGAAAGGCTGGTCGAAGCCAATAATGACTTCCTTGGTGGCGGAACTGAGTACGGTTCGTGACATGCGGGCGTGGTCCTTATCCTTGAGCCGCCTGGAATTGGTGTTCGATACTTGCGTGGAGCGCATCCTCGGCGCGCGCGAGGCCCCATGGCTTGCGGTCGCCGAGCACGCCGGAGCGGGTGACGATCTCGCCCACGAATTGCTCCTGCTTGTAGGCCATCAGGTGAATGCCGCTGATCCCCTCGACCTCGGCCAACTGCTGCATCAGCTCGATCGCGATGGCGCGGCCTTCTTCCTTTGGCTTCTCGGCCTGTTCGAGGCGTCGAACGACCCCGTCCGGGATATGCACGCCGGGAATGGCGGTGCGCAGCCACATCGCGGTCTTGGCACTGGCCAGCACGCCCACGCCCATCAGGACGAAGCACCGCTCGGTCAGCCCCATGTCGACCGCGCGCTTCATGAAGTCGCGCGCCATCTCGAGGTCGAAGCAATATTGCGACTGGACGAATTGCGCGCCGGCCGCGACCTTCTTGGCGAACTGATCGACCCGGTTGTGAATCGGTGGAGCAAAGGGGTTGATCGAGGCGCCAAGGAGCAGGCGCGGGCCTTCATCGAGTTTGCGGCCTGACAGGAACTGCCCCTCGTCGCGCAAGGTGCGGATCGTCTGAAGCAGCGATACGCTGTCGAGATCGAACACCGGCTTGGCCTCAGGATGATCGCCCACGCTTACGTCGTCGCCCGACAGGCACAGCACCGAACATACGCCCAGCGCGGCGGCGCCGAGCACGTCGCCCTGCATGGCGATACGATTGCGGTCGCGGCACGACATCTGGATGATCGGCGAATAACCGACCCTCGTCAGCAGCGCGCAAACGCCCAGGCTCGACATGTGACAATTGGCGCCCGAGCCGTCGGTCGCGTTGATCGCGTCGACATAGCCGTC
This region of Altererythrobacter sp. CAU 1644 genomic DNA includes:
- a CDS encoding methyltetrahydrofolate cobalamin methyltransferase, with the protein product MSRTVLSSATKEVIIGFDQPFVMIGERINPTGRKLLAAEMKEGDYSRVQADALAQVEAGAQMLDVNAGIPLADEPKILAEVVQLVQSVTDVPLCIDSSIIEALESGLSVYQGRALVNSTTAESEVMERVLPLVKKYDAAVVAISNDETGISEDPDERFKIAKLIVERAQDHGIKPQDVVVDPLVMPIGAINSAGRDVFRLVRRLREELGVNTTCGASNIGFGLPNRHAINNSFLPMLQCAGMTSAILNPLHEGLVPAIKAADVLNGNDPNCANWIRTYREPAPEGEGEGRGGRRGSRRRRG
- a CDS encoding ASKHA domain-containing protein — protein: MTQHKVIFTPSGIRATASGDQTVYDVALAAGVDLQSICGGKGMCNRCQVEVEPGSHAKYGITVGEDALSEWTESEQRGVDKGRLPPGRRLACRAKVLGDVVVDVPADAREYETSISKASVAFLTELDPAVKLYMLELPQQGLDDNPSDAEALSAALRQFGIDAAPKHRTLVKLQPILAKNDRRLIAVVRDDRQIIDIWPPEMFHVYGAAIDIGSTSIALYVYDLSQGELAYEASAMNPQIRFGEDLMSRVSYCMLNKGGEEKLTQAVREQVAAMLEQARVTLNLGHNQILEVVAVGNPIMHHLFLGISPVELGQAPFTLAVKDLFEVPARLLDLGLSESARVTMLPLVGGHVGADTTGAYLTQIDAMEGRSVLLVDIGTNAEIVLSHGGKVAAASSPTGPAFEGAEISAGVRASKGAIERVRIDPATGESKVRIIGHDGWLSDSDGSALPHRISGICGSGIFEVMVELADAGFIDRGGLFRPESCPARFVEDGKSWKFLLVDQPGAQIWIKQTDIRSVQLAKAALAAGVRLLTDHLGCESFDEVLLAGAFGNHLDAEYVARIGIIPGAEAAQIRSIGNAAGMGAAMAMFNRAEQHKLVEAVRLIEKVETATEPKFQDYFVEAMAFPTAPQTSDDNQQGRGRRRRSRDRTA
- a CDS encoding methylenetetrahydrofolate reductase, giving the protein MTDEFAFDEFGANPGDPLPMRDGHSSHGRFERVLRAGHFAVTTEIAPPDSADPDEVLNRAALFDGYVDAINATDGSGANCHMSSLGVCALLTRVGYSPIIQMSCRDRNRIAMQGDVLGAAALGVCSVLCLSGDDVSVGDHPEAKPVFDLDSVSLLQTIRTLRDEGQFLSGRKLDEGPRLLLGASINPFAPPIHNRVDQFAKKVAAGAQFVQSQYCFDLEMARDFMKRAVDMGLTERCFVLMGVGVLASAKTAMWLRTAIPGVHIPDGVVRRLEQAEKPKEEGRAIAIELMQQLAEVEGISGIHLMAYKQEQFVGEIVTRSGVLGDRKPWGLARAEDALHASIEHQFQAAQG
- a CDS encoding GFA family protein, with protein sequence MADLRTGQCLCGSVTYRAEGLRDIWYCHCRQCRRVTGHFMAACRTGKDDLDAHGEIRWFKHSGTSEMGRCARCGSPLFWRQPESATISVVAGSLDDTDGLAVPGHIFTAEKGGYYAIADGLQQWAGQPEGGC